The DNA segment TCATTtcttaaaacagatattttactgATTAAACACACTCATTAAACATTTCCTAAATATCTGAGATTTTTAaatcttgatttattttaatgcttgttttatctcattttaaatcatttgaagtCATCTTGAGACCACCTTAGAAGTTTGTTAGTGAACCACTGATATATGCATCCATATTAAGATTAATTTGCTAAATCAGTGTATGaggtaatttatttaataacactgtttagTCAATTAACAGTTTTTTAAGTTACAAACTGAGAGGTTCTGGACTCACCGGCCCGTAGATGACCCACCACATCAGCTATACTTCCTTTCTTGACTTTGGTGATGAAGGCCCCGAGTCTCCCAGTTTCTGTAATCTTCCCCCCGACCACCTGTACCCCGtacaaatcatttaaagatgGGTAAAGTCTAAAGAGAATTCATAAATGTCACAAAACCTATATAAATGTCCACATATCCAGTacattgtaccccccccccctgTTTTGTACATGGTCCATGACATGGTGTAGTTCTTGACTTTATAACAGTCAGGAGAGGAATTtgtgtttatacagtatgtttatgcCAGTTGCTTTCCCTTTACCTTTAGCCCTATCAGAGCCCCAGCCTCTTTTGGCATGGCTGTTCGCTTGCTCAGAGTGATTCGGCCAATTAAATGATCACCTTCCTTGGAGGGCTGCCATGTAACCGGATGCTAAAGAGAACAATGCAGAGATTAATCCCGTAAGAGAAAGAACCATCCCATTACATTTGATCAGAACTTCCTGATCATACGGTAAATGATtgcaaaagaaaattatattctgaagaaaatgtcTGTCATTGTAATACTTCTTCAAAAAGTAAATTTTCTACTTCTAACACTCAAGACCGCACAAATGCTAGTATGCTATGCATAACTTCATGTGTTTCCTATAGGAACTAAACCCATGGCCTTGGCAATGTTAGTGCTTTGATGTTTGAGCTACAGTGACATATGTAACAAATACATTCCAATTGATTTCCAAATTCCAATTGCAAAAAACATCACATCCTGGAAGTAAAATGGTG comes from the Carassius auratus strain Wakin unplaced genomic scaffold, ASM336829v1 scaf_tig00023207, whole genome shotgun sequence genome and includes:
- the LOC113077766 gene encoding regulating synaptic membrane exocytosis protein 1-like — protein: MLRNDSLSSDQSESLRPPPPRPYKSKRGGNKRQMSVSSSEEEAGSTPEYTSCEDVEIESVSERGDWECCPLDPTAWHHPVTWQPSKEGDHLIGRITLSKRTAMPKEAGALIGLKVVGGKITETGRLGAFITKVKKGSIADVVGHLRAGESRTSQFVT